From the Lathyrus oleraceus cultivar Zhongwan6 chromosome 4, CAAS_Psat_ZW6_1.0, whole genome shotgun sequence genome, one window contains:
- the LOC127136988 gene encoding uncharacterized protein LOC127136988: MVEDYQMTNIVVGNNFEDMLLRELRDLLLLHGKLIKNYDLPILTMETNEVGGVLTIIQEELSFQIPDEDIQSVEKLNNDQMSAYNTIMNAIHQKQSQIFFVDGPGGTGKTFLYRTIMENLRRNSQIVLATASSCIAATLLPGGRTAHSRFGIPIDIEPISICKITKNCDLAKLIRITNAIIWDEVPMINRYCVEALDRSLQDIMNINAPFGGKIMIMGGYFRQLLPVIEKGSRGQMISACIVRSQLWATTKILHLRQNMRSIHDHEFAQFLMRIGDGNEPAKEDDMVKMPAEIVIPWVGESSIKKLIQHTFPQLENHGWDASYMVERAILTPKNCDVHMLNDMIINKFPGDEHILLSFDEVEGDTHNLYQQEYLHTIAPGTLPPHILKIKIEAPLMLLRKIDPKFGFCNGTRLLCRGFFMNLLDVEILKGHNAGKRAFFPRIKLKTTDGAGLPFVLIRK, translated from the coding sequence ATGGTGGAGGATTATCAAATGACAAATATTGTTGTGGGAAATAACTTTGAAGATATGTTATTGAGGGAATTGAGAGATCTTTTGCTGCTACATGGAAAACTAATCAAAAACTATGATCTTCCAATATTGACAATGGAAACAAATGAAGTCGGGGGAGTGCTAACAATTATTCAAGAAGAGTTGTCGTTCCAAATTCCAGATGAAGACATTCAATCAGTTGAGAAGTTAAATAATGACCAGATGAGTGCTTACAATACAATTATGAACGCCATCCACCAAAAACAAAGTCAAATTTTTTTTGTTGATGGTCCTGGAGGAACAGGTAAAACTTTCCTTTATCGAACTATAATGGAAAATTTGAGACGTAATAGTCAAATTGTCTTAGCAACAGCTTCCTCATGTATAGCTGCTACATTATTACCTGGTGGTAGAACTGCACACTCTCGATTTGGGATCCCCATTGATATAGAGCCCATTTCTATTTGCAAAATAACAAAGAATTGTGACCTTGCAAAACTCATTAGAATAACCAATGCAATCATTTGGGATGAAGTACCCATGATAAATAGATATTGTGTGGAAGCATTAGATCGATCACTGCAAGATATTATGAATATCAATGCTCCATTTGGTGGAAAAATAATGATCATGGGAGGATATTTTCGCCAGTTGCTTCCTGTTATTGAAAAAGGAAGTAGAGGACAAATGATTTCAGCGTGTATTGTTAGGTCTCAATTATGGGCCACCACAAAGATCCTACACTTGCGCCAAAATATGCGATCAATTCATGACCACGAGTTTGCACAGTTTCTGATGAGGATTGGAGATGGCAATGAACCTGCTAAAGAGGATGACATGGTCAAGATGCCTGCTGAAATTGTAATACCATGGGTAGGAGAAAGCTCCATAAAAAAGCTTATACAACATACATTTCCCCAATTAGAAAACCATGGATGGGATGCTTCATATATGGTGGAGAGAGCCATACTTACTCCCAAAAATTGTGATGTACATATGTTGAATGACATGATTATTAATAAGTTCCCTGGAGATGAACATATTTTGTTATCTTTTGATGAGGTTGAGGGTGATACTCATAATCTATATCAACAAGAATACTTACACACAATTGCTCCTGGTACTTTACCACCACATATTTTAAAGATAAAAATAGAGGCTCCTCTGATGTTATTGCGTAAAATAGACCCTAAATTTGGGTTCTGTAATGGGACAAGATTGTTATGTCGTGGTTTTTTTATGAATTTGCTTGATGTTGAAATACTTAAAGGCCACAACGCTGGAAAAAGAGCTTTCTTCCCAAGAATTAAGCTCAAAACCACTGATGGTGCAGGACTTCCTTTTGTGCTTATTAGAAAATAA